The Borreliella mayonii genome has a segment encoding these proteins:
- the rsmA gene encoding 16S rRNA (adenine(1518)-N(6)/adenine(1519)-N(6))-dimethyltransferase RsmA produces the protein MNINYNSISSIKQTLKERKIAPRKLWGQNYLINESMRKKIIESLDIKENEKIWEIGPGLGAMTDILLKKTNLLTAFEIDLKYSEILNEKFGKLKNFKLIKGDFLKKYKNENKNIDKIFSNLPYNIASKVISKLIEENFLKEMVFTVQKELADRITANINSKNYSSFTVLVQSHFKVIKILEIGENNFYPTPKVKSTTLKLIPKKNNIKDFKEFNKLVRTVFSSRRKKLKNTIINFIANKAALRENFLKEYLDKRPENISVEEFIQISNTLNAYH, from the coding sequence ATGAACATCAACTATAATAGTATAAGTAGCATAAAACAAACATTAAAAGAAAGAAAAATAGCTCCAAGAAAATTGTGGGGACAAAACTATCTAATCAACGAAAGCATGAGGAAAAAAATAATAGAAAGCTTAGATATAAAAGAAAATGAAAAAATATGGGAAATTGGCCCAGGTCTTGGCGCAATGACTGATATTTTATTAAAAAAAACCAATCTTTTAACCGCATTTGAAATTGACTTAAAATATTCAGAAATATTAAATGAAAAATTTGGAAAATTAAAAAACTTTAAATTGATAAAAGGAGATTTTTTAAAAAAATACAAAAACGAAAATAAAAACATTGATAAAATATTTTCAAATTTGCCATACAATATTGCATCAAAAGTAATATCTAAATTAATTGAAGAAAATTTTTTAAAAGAAATGGTATTCACAGTACAAAAAGAATTAGCCGACAGAATAACTGCAAATATAAATAGCAAAAACTATTCTTCATTTACAGTCTTAGTACAATCACACTTCAAGGTAATTAAAATATTAGAAATAGGAGAAAACAATTTTTATCCTACCCCTAAAGTTAAGTCTACAACACTAAAATTAATTCCTAAAAAAAACAACATAAAAGATTTCAAAGAATTCAACAAATTGGTTAGAACTGTATTTTCAAGCAGAAGAAAGAAATTAAAAAACACTATTATTAATTTCATCGCAAATAAAGCTGCTCTGAGAGAAAATTTTTTAAAAGAATATTTAGACAAAAGACCTGAAAACATTTCTGTTGAAGAATTTATACAAATTTCCAACACTTTAAATGCTTATCATTAA